From a single Ischnura elegans chromosome 7, ioIscEleg1.1, whole genome shotgun sequence genomic region:
- the LOC124163096 gene encoding exportin-5 isoform X2 — protein MDHPLPEVAEVSRQLVAAIEVTMNPYADQQRRLSAYEACESFKESSPLCAQCGLYLARKENPHIIRHFGLQLMEHCIKYKWNSISQREKIFIKENAMRLLEVGTEPLLQEQAHIKDALSRIVVEMIKREWPQQWPGLLQELNALCQLGESQTELVLLVFLRLVEDVAVLQTLESNQRRKDICQALTGSMGEIFAFFISLIETRCERFWESLAAGEARAQEAAAHARVVQVVLLTLTGFVEWVSINHIMAQDGKLLQILCALLDKENFQSDAAECLLQIVNRKGRAEERKPLLILFNDLQMTCIFQACVTACAKPFNEPRYVFLKRMTQVLTGLGTQLCTLWAKETSGPMILPPPNFSIYLESMITFTKHHSLVLAHLVNSLWASFLRHEMISRDPTFLSFVPRWVEATAPRVIKSGFPSKMDSPCSAWSSMEFDSDEEFATFFHRCRTDFLDAFRHATVVAPLVCFSFVENWLTTRLQRSVEQRGEPCTGTSLEYLEWDALSQVLDSVLGKILATDRGRPPVESGLRLLEMCLAFETDDPLVLSTLLSCISALFVFLSMAPGSGLLPRVLDKIFAALILSPPGQTKESRSRAVRNVRRHAASLMVKIAHKYPLLLLPAFEHIATTVEGLGRDPGQLSKLERLTLQEALLLVSNHFWDYGRQSAFIASVIRPAAEQWLAVADAFHSPLSFMTFVGLDRPPVEPSSDDLNGQNRAHLIYCVSLILAVVKRSARPEDDPDRARRGGFVAPGEEGTGATVRSPAAPHVLPLLPPVLSLLAAFNAMWRPEVKARLSEGYANAHSMLEVDKANLLGGSGCPLYSQGGILPPSSPDDSLDPASPRTYRQTPLDRMQHFLSSVHDQSYHILGAAGPSLGRDLYRMPNLASSLISTVFSNLEVIPDYRLRPISRVFLKPFVCACPSAAHEDVLLPILAHFCPYMFYRLSEKWQYITQLYESGGIDNENTDTQEVLDDMLNRQLTREYLDVLKIVLIGYNGNMAGISDGLGAGGTESMEQDDPGWGKGGGGRGGCSAGNPMATLQNELLSDLGQLVLRNEATRRAVTLVILRALSWQDTIVSLKATFLAGPLIRQLVGDGSLDNEWAAHTMASVLGGLQAHGHHETNQSFLLALGVMVYELLRPAFPDAIFQVMNQIPNLNMEELQKLDEKLSVPSRNGAKMDKIKKEKFKRLTSQLIGRNLSQLFKKEVSMTNLPPMCIPKPPRPQPVLDDTLNESAVLCSLFNEQKPKHLQQ, from the exons gaaaatgcaATGCGTCTCTTGGAAGTTGGGACTGAGCCACTCCTTCAAGAACAAGCCCATATCAAAGATGCCTTGTCCAGGATAGTAGTGGAGATGATCAAACGGGAGTGGCCTCAACAATGGCCTGGCTTGCTGCAGGAACTTAATGCACTATGCCAGTTGGGGGAAAGTCAAACAGAGCTAGTTCTTCTCGTTTTTCTTCGTCTTGTAGAGGATGTTGCAGTTTTGCAG ACTCTGGAATCCAACCAAAGGCGAAAGGATATCTGCCAGGCTCTTACCGGCAGCATGGGTGAAATATTTGCCTTTTTCATTAGCCTCATAGAAACTCGCTGTGAAAGGTTTTGGGAGTCATTAGCAGCTGGAGAGGCAAGAGCTCAAGAGGCTGCTGCACATGCTCGGGTTGTACAG GTGGTTCTTCTTACCCTCACTGGATTTGTGGAGTGGGTGTCAATAAATCACATCATGGCTCAAGATGGAAAGCTTCTTCAAATTCTATGCGCCCTCTTGGATAAGGAAAACTTTCAGTCTGATGCAGCTGAATGCTTGTTGCAG ATAGTCAACAGAAAAGGAAGGGCTGAGGAAAGGAAACCTCTATTGATCCTATTCAATGATTTGCAGATGACATGCATTTTTCAGGCATGTGTCACTGCTTGTGCAAAACCCTTTAATGAACCTCGATATGTATTCCTAAAAAGAATGACTCAGGTCCTCACTGGACTTGGGACGCAGCTATGCACCCTCTGGGCCAAAGAAACTTCAGGTCCAATGATCCTCCCACCTCCCAATTTCTCCATTTATTTAGAATCAATGATAACATTCACTAAACATCACAGCCTTGTCTTAGCCCACCTTGTCAATTCTTTGTGGGCCTCATTTTTGCGACATGAGATGATTTCAAGGGATCCTACTTTCCTCTCCTTCGTTCCTCGATGGGTGGAGGCTACTGCTCCTCGTGTAATTAAAAGTGGCTTCCCTTCTAAAATGGACTCCCCTTGTTCGGCATGGTCTTCAATGGAATTTGATTCGGATGAAGAGTTTGCCACATTTTTCCATCGGTGTCGGACAGACTTTTTAGATGCATTTCGCCATGCCACAGTGGTTGCACCACTAGTGTGTTTCTCCTTTGTTGAGAACTGGTTGACAACACGCCTGCAGAGGTCGGTGGAGCAGAGGGGAGAACCGTGTACTGGCACATCCTTGGAATATCTGGAGTGGGATGCTCTCTCACAGGTGTTGGATAGTGTACTTGGGAAGATACTGGCAACAGATCGAGGTCGACCCCCTGTTGAGTCAGGGCTTCGTTTGCTAGAAATGTGTTTGGCATTTGAGACTGACGACCCCCTTGTCCTCAGCACACTCCTGTCTTGCATCTCTGCATTGTTTGTGTTTCTAAGTATGGCCCCTGGCAGTGGACTGTTGCCTCGAGTGCTGGATAAAATCTTTGCTGCCCTCATACTCAGCCCACCCGGCCAGACAAAAGAATCGCGCAGCCGTGCTGTAAGGAATGTTCGTCGCCATGCTGCCTCTCTCATGGTGAAGATTGCTCACAAATATCCCCTCCTGTTGTTGCCTGCTTTTGAGCACATTGCCACCACAGTGGAAGGACTTGGACGTGATCCAGGGCAACTTTCTAAGCTAGAGAGGCTGACGCTTCAG GAAGCATTGCTACTGGTGAGCAACCATTTCTGGGATTATGGACGCCAATCTGCTTTCATTGCATCTGTGATTCGACCTGCGGCAGAGCAGTGGCTAGCAGTTGCTGACGCGTTCCACAGCCCTCTGTCTTTCATGACCTTTGTAGGTTTAGACCGACCTCCTGTCGAACCCTCATCTGATGACCTGAATGGACAGAATCGTGCTCACCTCATCTACTGTGTCAGTCTCATCTTGGCTGTTGTGAAACGGAGTGCCCGACCAGAAGACGATCCGGACAGAGCACGCCGAGGAGGTTTTGTGGCTCCTGGAGAAGAGGGCACTGGTGCAACTGTCCGCAGCCCAGCTGCTCCCCACGTCCTCCCTCTCTTGCCTCCCGTTCTTTCCCTGCTTGCCGCTTTCAATGCCATGTGGCGTCCCGAAGTGAAGGCTCGCCTCTCTGAAGGTTATGCCAATGCCCACTCCATGCTTGAAGTAGACAAGGCCAACTTGCTGGGTGGTTCTGGATGCCCCCTCTATTCACAAGGAGGCATactccctccctcctctccggATGACTCTCTGGACCCTGCATCTCCAAGAACATACAGGCAAACACCATTGGATAGAATGCAGCACTTCCTGTCTTCAGTGCATGATCAGTCATATCATATCCTTGGAGCTGCTGGTCCATCATTAGGGCGGGATCTGTATAGGATGCCAAACTTAGCGTCTAGCTTGATATCTACGGTGTTTTCCAACTTAGAAGTTATTCCTGACTATCGTCTTAGACCAATTTCAAGGGTTTTTCTCAAGCCCTTTGTATGTGCTTGTCCTTCGGCTGCTCATGAAGATGTTCTCCTTCCTATACTAGCTCACTTCTGTCCTTACA TGTTTTACCGTCTGAGTGAAAAATGGCAGTATATTACTCAACTCTATGAATCGGGTGGAATAGACAATGAAAATACTGACACCCAA GAAGTCCTAGATGATATGCTCAATAGACAGCTCACCAGAGAGTATTTGGATGTTCTGAAGATTGTTTTAATTGGCTACAATGGGAACATGGCTGGAATCAGTGATGGGTTGGGTGCTGGTGGGACTGAATCAATGGAACAGGATGACCCAGGGTGGGGCAAGGGAGGTGGTGGACGTGGTGGGTGTAGTGCTGGAAATCCTATGGCAACCCTTCAGAACGAGTTGCTCAGTGACCTTGGCCAGTTGGTTCTCAGGAATGAAGCGACACGGAGGGCGGTCACATTAGTTATTTTGAG gGCCCTGTCCTGGCAAGACACAATTGTTAGTTTGAAAGCTACATTTTTGGCAGGCCCTCTTATAAGGCAACTTGTTGGAGATGGATCTCTGGATAATGAGTGGGCTGCTCATACCATGGCATCTGTTCTTGGTGGACTTCAAGCACATGGCCACCATGAAACCAACCAGAGCTTTCTCCTTGCTCTTGGCGTAATGGTGTATGAATTACTGAGGCCTGCATTCCCAGATGCAATTTTTCAG GTTATGAATcaaattccaaatttaaatatgGAAGAATTGCAGAAGCTGGATGAAAAGCTGAGTGTTCCTTCTCGTAATGGAGCTAAGATggataaaattaagaaagaaaaattcaagCGACTTACATCACAG TTGATCGGTCGCAACTTGAGTCAGCTTTTCAAGAAAGAAGTGAGCATGACAAACTTGCCACCCATGTGCATCCCTAAGCCTCCAAGACCTCAACCTGTTTTGGATGATACAT
- the LOC124163096 gene encoding exportin-5 isoform X1, with protein sequence MLTMDHPLPEVAEVSRQLVAAIEVTMNPYADQQRRLSAYEACESFKESSPLCAQCGLYLARKENPHIIRHFGLQLMEHCIKYKWNSISQREKIFIKENAMRLLEVGTEPLLQEQAHIKDALSRIVVEMIKREWPQQWPGLLQELNALCQLGESQTELVLLVFLRLVEDVAVLQTLESNQRRKDICQALTGSMGEIFAFFISLIETRCERFWESLAAGEARAQEAAAHARVVQVVLLTLTGFVEWVSINHIMAQDGKLLQILCALLDKENFQSDAAECLLQIVNRKGRAEERKPLLILFNDLQMTCIFQACVTACAKPFNEPRYVFLKRMTQVLTGLGTQLCTLWAKETSGPMILPPPNFSIYLESMITFTKHHSLVLAHLVNSLWASFLRHEMISRDPTFLSFVPRWVEATAPRVIKSGFPSKMDSPCSAWSSMEFDSDEEFATFFHRCRTDFLDAFRHATVVAPLVCFSFVENWLTTRLQRSVEQRGEPCTGTSLEYLEWDALSQVLDSVLGKILATDRGRPPVESGLRLLEMCLAFETDDPLVLSTLLSCISALFVFLSMAPGSGLLPRVLDKIFAALILSPPGQTKESRSRAVRNVRRHAASLMVKIAHKYPLLLLPAFEHIATTVEGLGRDPGQLSKLERLTLQEALLLVSNHFWDYGRQSAFIASVIRPAAEQWLAVADAFHSPLSFMTFVGLDRPPVEPSSDDLNGQNRAHLIYCVSLILAVVKRSARPEDDPDRARRGGFVAPGEEGTGATVRSPAAPHVLPLLPPVLSLLAAFNAMWRPEVKARLSEGYANAHSMLEVDKANLLGGSGCPLYSQGGILPPSSPDDSLDPASPRTYRQTPLDRMQHFLSSVHDQSYHILGAAGPSLGRDLYRMPNLASSLISTVFSNLEVIPDYRLRPISRVFLKPFVCACPSAAHEDVLLPILAHFCPYMFYRLSEKWQYITQLYESGGIDNENTDTQEVLDDMLNRQLTREYLDVLKIVLIGYNGNMAGISDGLGAGGTESMEQDDPGWGKGGGGRGGCSAGNPMATLQNELLSDLGQLVLRNEATRRAVTLVILRALSWQDTIVSLKATFLAGPLIRQLVGDGSLDNEWAAHTMASVLGGLQAHGHHETNQSFLLALGVMVYELLRPAFPDAIFQVMNQIPNLNMEELQKLDEKLSVPSRNGAKMDKIKKEKFKRLTSQLIGRNLSQLFKKEVSMTNLPPMCIPKPPRPQPVLDDTLNESAVLCSLFNEQKPKHLQQ encoded by the exons gaaaatgcaATGCGTCTCTTGGAAGTTGGGACTGAGCCACTCCTTCAAGAACAAGCCCATATCAAAGATGCCTTGTCCAGGATAGTAGTGGAGATGATCAAACGGGAGTGGCCTCAACAATGGCCTGGCTTGCTGCAGGAACTTAATGCACTATGCCAGTTGGGGGAAAGTCAAACAGAGCTAGTTCTTCTCGTTTTTCTTCGTCTTGTAGAGGATGTTGCAGTTTTGCAG ACTCTGGAATCCAACCAAAGGCGAAAGGATATCTGCCAGGCTCTTACCGGCAGCATGGGTGAAATATTTGCCTTTTTCATTAGCCTCATAGAAACTCGCTGTGAAAGGTTTTGGGAGTCATTAGCAGCTGGAGAGGCAAGAGCTCAAGAGGCTGCTGCACATGCTCGGGTTGTACAG GTGGTTCTTCTTACCCTCACTGGATTTGTGGAGTGGGTGTCAATAAATCACATCATGGCTCAAGATGGAAAGCTTCTTCAAATTCTATGCGCCCTCTTGGATAAGGAAAACTTTCAGTCTGATGCAGCTGAATGCTTGTTGCAG ATAGTCAACAGAAAAGGAAGGGCTGAGGAAAGGAAACCTCTATTGATCCTATTCAATGATTTGCAGATGACATGCATTTTTCAGGCATGTGTCACTGCTTGTGCAAAACCCTTTAATGAACCTCGATATGTATTCCTAAAAAGAATGACTCAGGTCCTCACTGGACTTGGGACGCAGCTATGCACCCTCTGGGCCAAAGAAACTTCAGGTCCAATGATCCTCCCACCTCCCAATTTCTCCATTTATTTAGAATCAATGATAACATTCACTAAACATCACAGCCTTGTCTTAGCCCACCTTGTCAATTCTTTGTGGGCCTCATTTTTGCGACATGAGATGATTTCAAGGGATCCTACTTTCCTCTCCTTCGTTCCTCGATGGGTGGAGGCTACTGCTCCTCGTGTAATTAAAAGTGGCTTCCCTTCTAAAATGGACTCCCCTTGTTCGGCATGGTCTTCAATGGAATTTGATTCGGATGAAGAGTTTGCCACATTTTTCCATCGGTGTCGGACAGACTTTTTAGATGCATTTCGCCATGCCACAGTGGTTGCACCACTAGTGTGTTTCTCCTTTGTTGAGAACTGGTTGACAACACGCCTGCAGAGGTCGGTGGAGCAGAGGGGAGAACCGTGTACTGGCACATCCTTGGAATATCTGGAGTGGGATGCTCTCTCACAGGTGTTGGATAGTGTACTTGGGAAGATACTGGCAACAGATCGAGGTCGACCCCCTGTTGAGTCAGGGCTTCGTTTGCTAGAAATGTGTTTGGCATTTGAGACTGACGACCCCCTTGTCCTCAGCACACTCCTGTCTTGCATCTCTGCATTGTTTGTGTTTCTAAGTATGGCCCCTGGCAGTGGACTGTTGCCTCGAGTGCTGGATAAAATCTTTGCTGCCCTCATACTCAGCCCACCCGGCCAGACAAAAGAATCGCGCAGCCGTGCTGTAAGGAATGTTCGTCGCCATGCTGCCTCTCTCATGGTGAAGATTGCTCACAAATATCCCCTCCTGTTGTTGCCTGCTTTTGAGCACATTGCCACCACAGTGGAAGGACTTGGACGTGATCCAGGGCAACTTTCTAAGCTAGAGAGGCTGACGCTTCAG GAAGCATTGCTACTGGTGAGCAACCATTTCTGGGATTATGGACGCCAATCTGCTTTCATTGCATCTGTGATTCGACCTGCGGCAGAGCAGTGGCTAGCAGTTGCTGACGCGTTCCACAGCCCTCTGTCTTTCATGACCTTTGTAGGTTTAGACCGACCTCCTGTCGAACCCTCATCTGATGACCTGAATGGACAGAATCGTGCTCACCTCATCTACTGTGTCAGTCTCATCTTGGCTGTTGTGAAACGGAGTGCCCGACCAGAAGACGATCCGGACAGAGCACGCCGAGGAGGTTTTGTGGCTCCTGGAGAAGAGGGCACTGGTGCAACTGTCCGCAGCCCAGCTGCTCCCCACGTCCTCCCTCTCTTGCCTCCCGTTCTTTCCCTGCTTGCCGCTTTCAATGCCATGTGGCGTCCCGAAGTGAAGGCTCGCCTCTCTGAAGGTTATGCCAATGCCCACTCCATGCTTGAAGTAGACAAGGCCAACTTGCTGGGTGGTTCTGGATGCCCCCTCTATTCACAAGGAGGCATactccctccctcctctccggATGACTCTCTGGACCCTGCATCTCCAAGAACATACAGGCAAACACCATTGGATAGAATGCAGCACTTCCTGTCTTCAGTGCATGATCAGTCATATCATATCCTTGGAGCTGCTGGTCCATCATTAGGGCGGGATCTGTATAGGATGCCAAACTTAGCGTCTAGCTTGATATCTACGGTGTTTTCCAACTTAGAAGTTATTCCTGACTATCGTCTTAGACCAATTTCAAGGGTTTTTCTCAAGCCCTTTGTATGTGCTTGTCCTTCGGCTGCTCATGAAGATGTTCTCCTTCCTATACTAGCTCACTTCTGTCCTTACA TGTTTTACCGTCTGAGTGAAAAATGGCAGTATATTACTCAACTCTATGAATCGGGTGGAATAGACAATGAAAATACTGACACCCAA GAAGTCCTAGATGATATGCTCAATAGACAGCTCACCAGAGAGTATTTGGATGTTCTGAAGATTGTTTTAATTGGCTACAATGGGAACATGGCTGGAATCAGTGATGGGTTGGGTGCTGGTGGGACTGAATCAATGGAACAGGATGACCCAGGGTGGGGCAAGGGAGGTGGTGGACGTGGTGGGTGTAGTGCTGGAAATCCTATGGCAACCCTTCAGAACGAGTTGCTCAGTGACCTTGGCCAGTTGGTTCTCAGGAATGAAGCGACACGGAGGGCGGTCACATTAGTTATTTTGAG gGCCCTGTCCTGGCAAGACACAATTGTTAGTTTGAAAGCTACATTTTTGGCAGGCCCTCTTATAAGGCAACTTGTTGGAGATGGATCTCTGGATAATGAGTGGGCTGCTCATACCATGGCATCTGTTCTTGGTGGACTTCAAGCACATGGCCACCATGAAACCAACCAGAGCTTTCTCCTTGCTCTTGGCGTAATGGTGTATGAATTACTGAGGCCTGCATTCCCAGATGCAATTTTTCAG GTTATGAATcaaattccaaatttaaatatgGAAGAATTGCAGAAGCTGGATGAAAAGCTGAGTGTTCCTTCTCGTAATGGAGCTAAGATggataaaattaagaaagaaaaattcaagCGACTTACATCACAG TTGATCGGTCGCAACTTGAGTCAGCTTTTCAAGAAAGAAGTGAGCATGACAAACTTGCCACCCATGTGCATCCCTAAGCCTCCAAGACCTCAACCTGTTTTGGATGATACAT
- the LOC124163096 gene encoding exportin-5 isoform X3 — translation MLTMDHPLPEVAEVSRQLVAAIEVTMNPYADQQRRLSAYEACESFKESSPLCAQCGLYLARKENPHIIRHFGLQLMEHCIKYKWNSISQREKIFIKENAMRLLEVGTEPLLQEQAHIKDALSRIVVEMIKREWPQQWPGLLQELNALCQLGESQTELVLLVFLRLVEDVAVLQTLESNQRRKDICQALTGSMGEIFAFFISLIETRCERFWESLAAGEARAQEAAAHARVVQVVLLTLTGFVEWVSINHIMAQDGKLLQILCALLDKENFQSDAAECLLQIVNRKGRAEERKPLLILFNDLQMTCIFQACVTACAKPFNEPRYVFLKRMTQVLTGLGTQLCTLWAKETSGPMILPPPNFSIYLESMITFTKHHSLVLAHLVNSLWASFLRHEMISRDPTFLSFVPRWVEATAPRVIKSGFPSKMDSPCSAWSSMEFDSDEEFATFFHRCRTDFLDAFRHATVVAPLVCFSFVENWLTTRLQRSVEQRGEPCTGTSLEYLEWDALSQVLDSVLGKILATDRGRPPVESGLRLLEMCLAFETDDPLVLSTLLSCISALFVFLSMAPGSGLLPRVLDKIFAALILSPPGQTKESRSRAVRNVRRHAASLMVKIAHKYPLLLLPAFEHIATTVEGLGRDPGQLSKLERLTLQEALLLVSNHFWDYGRQSAFIASVIRPAAEQWLAVADAFHSPLSFMTFVGLDRPPVEPSSDDLNGQNRAHLIYCVSLILAVVKRSARPEDDPDRARRGGFVAPGEEGTGATVRSPAAPHVLPLLPPVLSLLAAFNAMWRPEVKARLSEGYANAHSMLEVDKANLLGGSGCPLYSQGGILPPSSPDDSLDPASPRTYRQTPLDRMQHFLSSVHDQSYHILGAAGPSLGRDLYRMPNLASSLISTVFSNLEVIPDYRLRPISRVFLKPFVCACPSAAHEDVLLPILAHFCPYMFYRLSEKWQYITQLYESGGIDNENTDTQEVLDDMLNRQLTREYLDVLKIVLIGYNGNMAGISDGLGAGGTESMEQDDPGWGKGGGGRGGCSAGNPMATLQNELLSDLGQLVLRNEATRRAVTLVILRALSWQDTIVSLKATFLAGPLIRQLVGDGSLDNEWAAHTMASVLGGLQAHGHHETNQSFLLALGVMVYELLRPAFPDAIFQVMNQIPNLNMEELQKLDEKLSVPSRNGAKMDKIKKEKFKRLTSQLIGRNLSQLFKKEVSIKNLPPMHIRKRKRPNPVLDDVSNESAIVKSSSHS, via the exons gaaaatgcaATGCGTCTCTTGGAAGTTGGGACTGAGCCACTCCTTCAAGAACAAGCCCATATCAAAGATGCCTTGTCCAGGATAGTAGTGGAGATGATCAAACGGGAGTGGCCTCAACAATGGCCTGGCTTGCTGCAGGAACTTAATGCACTATGCCAGTTGGGGGAAAGTCAAACAGAGCTAGTTCTTCTCGTTTTTCTTCGTCTTGTAGAGGATGTTGCAGTTTTGCAG ACTCTGGAATCCAACCAAAGGCGAAAGGATATCTGCCAGGCTCTTACCGGCAGCATGGGTGAAATATTTGCCTTTTTCATTAGCCTCATAGAAACTCGCTGTGAAAGGTTTTGGGAGTCATTAGCAGCTGGAGAGGCAAGAGCTCAAGAGGCTGCTGCACATGCTCGGGTTGTACAG GTGGTTCTTCTTACCCTCACTGGATTTGTGGAGTGGGTGTCAATAAATCACATCATGGCTCAAGATGGAAAGCTTCTTCAAATTCTATGCGCCCTCTTGGATAAGGAAAACTTTCAGTCTGATGCAGCTGAATGCTTGTTGCAG ATAGTCAACAGAAAAGGAAGGGCTGAGGAAAGGAAACCTCTATTGATCCTATTCAATGATTTGCAGATGACATGCATTTTTCAGGCATGTGTCACTGCTTGTGCAAAACCCTTTAATGAACCTCGATATGTATTCCTAAAAAGAATGACTCAGGTCCTCACTGGACTTGGGACGCAGCTATGCACCCTCTGGGCCAAAGAAACTTCAGGTCCAATGATCCTCCCACCTCCCAATTTCTCCATTTATTTAGAATCAATGATAACATTCACTAAACATCACAGCCTTGTCTTAGCCCACCTTGTCAATTCTTTGTGGGCCTCATTTTTGCGACATGAGATGATTTCAAGGGATCCTACTTTCCTCTCCTTCGTTCCTCGATGGGTGGAGGCTACTGCTCCTCGTGTAATTAAAAGTGGCTTCCCTTCTAAAATGGACTCCCCTTGTTCGGCATGGTCTTCAATGGAATTTGATTCGGATGAAGAGTTTGCCACATTTTTCCATCGGTGTCGGACAGACTTTTTAGATGCATTTCGCCATGCCACAGTGGTTGCACCACTAGTGTGTTTCTCCTTTGTTGAGAACTGGTTGACAACACGCCTGCAGAGGTCGGTGGAGCAGAGGGGAGAACCGTGTACTGGCACATCCTTGGAATATCTGGAGTGGGATGCTCTCTCACAGGTGTTGGATAGTGTACTTGGGAAGATACTGGCAACAGATCGAGGTCGACCCCCTGTTGAGTCAGGGCTTCGTTTGCTAGAAATGTGTTTGGCATTTGAGACTGACGACCCCCTTGTCCTCAGCACACTCCTGTCTTGCATCTCTGCATTGTTTGTGTTTCTAAGTATGGCCCCTGGCAGTGGACTGTTGCCTCGAGTGCTGGATAAAATCTTTGCTGCCCTCATACTCAGCCCACCCGGCCAGACAAAAGAATCGCGCAGCCGTGCTGTAAGGAATGTTCGTCGCCATGCTGCCTCTCTCATGGTGAAGATTGCTCACAAATATCCCCTCCTGTTGTTGCCTGCTTTTGAGCACATTGCCACCACAGTGGAAGGACTTGGACGTGATCCAGGGCAACTTTCTAAGCTAGAGAGGCTGACGCTTCAG GAAGCATTGCTACTGGTGAGCAACCATTTCTGGGATTATGGACGCCAATCTGCTTTCATTGCATCTGTGATTCGACCTGCGGCAGAGCAGTGGCTAGCAGTTGCTGACGCGTTCCACAGCCCTCTGTCTTTCATGACCTTTGTAGGTTTAGACCGACCTCCTGTCGAACCCTCATCTGATGACCTGAATGGACAGAATCGTGCTCACCTCATCTACTGTGTCAGTCTCATCTTGGCTGTTGTGAAACGGAGTGCCCGACCAGAAGACGATCCGGACAGAGCACGCCGAGGAGGTTTTGTGGCTCCTGGAGAAGAGGGCACTGGTGCAACTGTCCGCAGCCCAGCTGCTCCCCACGTCCTCCCTCTCTTGCCTCCCGTTCTTTCCCTGCTTGCCGCTTTCAATGCCATGTGGCGTCCCGAAGTGAAGGCTCGCCTCTCTGAAGGTTATGCCAATGCCCACTCCATGCTTGAAGTAGACAAGGCCAACTTGCTGGGTGGTTCTGGATGCCCCCTCTATTCACAAGGAGGCATactccctccctcctctccggATGACTCTCTGGACCCTGCATCTCCAAGAACATACAGGCAAACACCATTGGATAGAATGCAGCACTTCCTGTCTTCAGTGCATGATCAGTCATATCATATCCTTGGAGCTGCTGGTCCATCATTAGGGCGGGATCTGTATAGGATGCCAAACTTAGCGTCTAGCTTGATATCTACGGTGTTTTCCAACTTAGAAGTTATTCCTGACTATCGTCTTAGACCAATTTCAAGGGTTTTTCTCAAGCCCTTTGTATGTGCTTGTCCTTCGGCTGCTCATGAAGATGTTCTCCTTCCTATACTAGCTCACTTCTGTCCTTACA TGTTTTACCGTCTGAGTGAAAAATGGCAGTATATTACTCAACTCTATGAATCGGGTGGAATAGACAATGAAAATACTGACACCCAA GAAGTCCTAGATGATATGCTCAATAGACAGCTCACCAGAGAGTATTTGGATGTTCTGAAGATTGTTTTAATTGGCTACAATGGGAACATGGCTGGAATCAGTGATGGGTTGGGTGCTGGTGGGACTGAATCAATGGAACAGGATGACCCAGGGTGGGGCAAGGGAGGTGGTGGACGTGGTGGGTGTAGTGCTGGAAATCCTATGGCAACCCTTCAGAACGAGTTGCTCAGTGACCTTGGCCAGTTGGTTCTCAGGAATGAAGCGACACGGAGGGCGGTCACATTAGTTATTTTGAG gGCCCTGTCCTGGCAAGACACAATTGTTAGTTTGAAAGCTACATTTTTGGCAGGCCCTCTTATAAGGCAACTTGTTGGAGATGGATCTCTGGATAATGAGTGGGCTGCTCATACCATGGCATCTGTTCTTGGTGGACTTCAAGCACATGGCCACCATGAAACCAACCAGAGCTTTCTCCTTGCTCTTGGCGTAATGGTGTATGAATTACTGAGGCCTGCATTCCCAGATGCAATTTTTCAG GTTATGAATcaaattccaaatttaaatatgGAAGAATTGCAGAAGCTGGATGAAAAGCTGAGTGTTCCTTCTCGTAATGGAGCTAAGATggataaaattaagaaagaaaaattcaagCGACTTACATCACAG TTGATAGGTCGCAACTTGAGTCAACTTTTCAAGAAAGAAGTGAGCATAAAAAACTTGCCACCCATGCACATCCGTAAGCGTAAAAGGCCTAATCCTGTTTTGGATGACGTTTCAAATGAAAGTGCTATTGTGAAAAGTTCTTCCCATTCATAG